The nucleotide sequence AGGCGACAATTTCCTCTTGCAAAAATTGCACATAAGGACAATCAATTACAGCAAGAAGAGAATTTCGAACCATATATTTCCTGCTCTGTTTCAGCGGCTCAAGCGCTTCAAGGATGTAACTAAAGATCTGTGGACGGCGGCAGACCAGAGGGCGCTGACTGTATACGGTGCAACGTCCGTTCTGTTCAAGGGCGGGACAGGATGCATCCTTGGGCAGGATCATGCTCCAGCCGTTTCGCCAATGCACCAGCTCCGGGTTGCCGCATTGATCAGCACCTTGATAAAAAGGACGCCCCTCAATCTGTAAAACAGCATCGTCCGACGCCGTATCAAGGGCCGACGTGGACCGACTCTCGGATGTATCATGGCGGGGCAAAGAAAAGAGCTTGGTCTCAGCATCCTGCAAAGGGATCTCAAAGAACTCCTGGGCCATTGCTTTCTCCGGGCCGACACAGCAAAGCCGACAATGACAGGGCGCACAAAGGCAGGAGTTGATCTCCTCCAGCTCCGCCTCCAGAATACGTTGGTTGATCAAAACGGTGCAGGCCGAGACGGCATCCACTGGCTGGCCTGACGCATCCACCACCTCTGCGTTCAGCTCCTCCGGTTGATTATCTGTGCCCACTGTTTCCAGTAACTGCAGCTGATCAAGATACCGGCGTAATAACTTATCCGGCTCCGGGTAGACCGTGTAAGGTGTCTCAATCGGCCCTGTCATCTCCGCAATGATGTCTTCAACCTTTGCTCCAGGGCCGCTGAGCTGATACATAAACTGCACCATGGAGACCAACGGCAGCACCGGCTGTTTCAGCAGGGCCATGCCATCCTGGAGATCTTCTTTTTTCACCTTTTACTCTCCTGTTCTTCTGTATAAATATGAAATCCCCCCTCAAAATACACAAGATTCAAATCTAAAACAAGCAGAAGCGATATTTTTCCATGCACTTGAAATTACCTTTCTCCTTTACAGCAGGCAAGAAAATTATTAGTTATCAGCATACGGAAACAAAAGACACAGTTACCCGATATAATTTTTTCAAGTTTACTTCCGATAATGGCTATCAGAGAAATAATAACCTATCCTGCTCCGGTTCTCCGGAAAAAAGCAGTAAAAATAGAAGCATTTGACCACGAACTTCGTGAGCTGACTGATGACATGGTCGAGACCATGTATGCCGCCCAGGGTGTTGGATTGGCTGCAAACCAGATCGGTATTGCCGAACAAATCGTGGTTGTTGATATCTCTACCCAGGAAGACGAACAGAAAAACATCGTCCTCATCAATCCTGTTATCTCCGAGGGGGAAGGCAAGGTACTGGATCAGGAAGGCTGCCTGAGTGTCCTGGAGTACAGCGCCAAGGTGGAACGCTTCCAAAAGATCCGGGTTACGGCCCAGGATCTGGAAGGAAAAGAATTGGATTTCATTGCCGAAGACCGTTTTGCCCGCATCATCCAACACGAGGTGGATCATCTGCACGGCACCTTATTCATTGACCGGATAAGTAGCCTAAAACGGGGCCTGTACAAGAAAAAACTCAAAAAAATCTTAAAAAATTAAGAGGAATATTAAGGAAT is from Candidatus Electrothrix sp. GW3-4 and encodes:
- the def gene encoding peptide deformylase encodes the protein MAIREIITYPAPVLRKKAVKIEAFDHELRELTDDMVETMYAAQGVGLAANQIGIAEQIVVVDISTQEDEQKNIVLINPVISEGEGKVLDQEGCLSVLEYSAKVERFQKIRVTAQDLEGKELDFIAEDRFARIIQHEVDHLHGTLFIDRISSLKRGLYKKKLKKILKN
- a CDS encoding YkgJ family cysteine cluster protein, which gives rise to MKKEDLQDGMALLKQPVLPLVSMVQFMYQLSGPGAKVEDIIAEMTGPIETPYTVYPEPDKLLRRYLDQLQLLETVGTDNQPEELNAEVVDASGQPVDAVSACTVLINQRILEAELEEINSCLCAPCHCRLCCVGPEKAMAQEFFEIPLQDAETKLFSLPRHDTSESRSTSALDTASDDAVLQIEGRPFYQGADQCGNPELVHWRNGWSMILPKDASCPALEQNGRCTVYSQRPLVCRRPQIFSYILEALEPLKQSRKYMVRNSLLAVIDCPYVQFLQEEIVAYAAACELECILKANKG